In the genome of Vicia villosa cultivar HV-30 ecotype Madison, WI linkage group LG7, Vvil1.0, whole genome shotgun sequence, one region contains:
- the LOC131618228 gene encoding uncharacterized protein LOC131618228, with amino-acid sequence MRAKLIVFPIRGRNWCFTRSVDHSLPPPSSTASSQSPSSFKELWNNINNAEKSFNAKAELCTDYAADKMNNGWVTLERAPDGSLKKKIHGLGLWLLSRVKPSEIFLKTISKEVTGVEIVYPTSVNAQLVRRRLRHIAMRGTVVHRKFFYGSVSLIPLSSALSVLPLPNVAFFWILYRSYSHWRALQGSEKLFQLVSNNSKSSITFTDEKGTKHSDSKSESLISDEPHCILSPSEELEKLVRQEDGNDGLSRDTIAEICKLYDLNTKDVIKYEKSIF; translated from the exons ATGAGAGCAAAATTGATCGTATTCCCCATTCGCGGCAGAAACTGGTGCTTCACCAGATCCGTTGATCACTCTCTCCCTCCTCCTTCTTCAACTGCTTCCTCTCAATCCCCTTCCTCCTTCAAAGAATTGTGGAACAATATTAACAATGCTGAGAAATCGTTCAATGCTAAAGCTGAACTCTGTACCGATTACGCAGCTGATAAG ATGAATAACGGCTGGGTTACTCTTGAAAGAGCACCTGATGGATCTCTGAAAAAGAAGATTCACGG GTTGGGGCTGTGGCTTTTGTCACGGGTGAAGCCGTCGGAGATTTTTCTGAAAACGATTTCGAAGGAAGTTACTGGCGTTGAAATTGTTTACCCGACGAG TGTGAATGCTCAACTTGTTCGTCGTAGACTAAGACATATTGCTATGAG GGGCACAGTTGTACACAGGAAATTCTTTTATGGTTCAGTTTCATTGATTCCATTGTCCTCTGCACTTAGT GTTTTACCTTTGCCTAATGTCGCATTCTTCTGGATTTTATACCGATCGTACTCTCATTGGAGAGCCCTCCAG GGAAGTGAGAAACTGTTTCAACTAGTCTCAAATAACTCCAAGTCTTCAATTACTTTCACTGATGAGAAGGGAACCAAGCATAGTGACTCCAAAAGTGAAAGCCTTATCTCAGATGAACCACATTGC ATATTGAGTCCATCCGAAGAGCTTGAGAAGCTTGTTCGTCAAGAAGATGGAAATGATGGCCTTAGTAGAGACACCATCGCAGAAATTTGCAAGCTGTACGATTTGAACACCAAAGATGTGATTAAATATGAAAAGTCTATTTTCTGA
- the LOC131616482 gene encoding 26S proteasome regulatory subunit 7 gives MAIEHEDELKDEKNPRPLDEDDIALLKTYGLGPYSTSIKKVEKEIKDMAKKVNDLCGIKESDTGLAAPSQWDLVSDKQMMQEEQPLQVARCTKIINPNSEDAKYVINVKQIAKFVVGLGDKVSPTDIEEGMRVGVDRNKYQIQIPLPPKIDPSVTMMTVEEKPDVTYNDVGGCKEQIEKMREVVELPMLHPEKFVKLGIDPPKGVLCYGPPGTGKTLLARAVANRTDACFIRVIGSELVQKYVGEGARMVRELFQMARSKKACIVFFDEVDAIGGARFDDGVGGDNEVQRTMLEIVNQLDGFDARGNIKVLMATNRPDTLDPALLRPGRLDRKVEFGLPDLESRTQIFKIHTRTMNCERDIRFELLARLCPNSTGADIRSVCTEAGMYAIRARRKTVTEKDFLDAVNKVIKGYQKFSATPKYMVYN, from the exons ATGGCGATTGAACATGAAGACGAACTCAAGGACGAGAAGAACCCTCGCCCCCTCGACGAAGATGATATCGCCCTCCTCAAAACCTAT GGTTTGGGACCTTATTCCACAAGCATTAAAAAAGTGGAGAAGGAAATTAAAGATATGGCGAAGAAAGTGAATGACTTATGTG GTATCAAGGAGTCTGATACTGGTTTAGCAGCACCTAGCCAGTGGGATCTTGTTTCTGATAAGCAAATGATGCAGGAAGAGCAGCCTCTTCAG GTTGCAAGATGCACAAAAATTATAAACCCAAACTCTGAAGATGCCAAATATGTCATCAATGTGAAGCAGATTGCAAAG TTTGTTGTTGGGCTAGGAGACAAGGTTTCCCCTACCGACATAGAGGAAGGAATGCGTGTTGG tgttgatagaaacaaatatcaGATTCAGATTCCATTGCCTCCAAAAATTGATCCAAGTGTTACCATGATGACAGTTGAAGAGAAACCAGATGTGACATATAATGATGTTGGTGGCTGTAAGGAGCAGATTGAAAAGATGCGTgaa GTTGTTGAACTCCCCATGCTTCATCCTGAAAAATTTGTCAAGCTCGGAATTGATCCTCCAAAGGGTGTGCTTTGTTATGGTCCACCAGGAACTGGCAAAACTCTATTAGCCAGGGCTGTTGCTAACAGGACTGATGCTTGTTTTATTAGAGTCATTGGAAGTGAACTTGTTCAGAAGTATGTTGGTGAGGGGGCTCGGATGGTTCGTGAACTATTTCAG ATGGCCCGTTCAAAGAAGGCATGCATTGTGTTTTTTGATGAAGTTGATGCAATTGGAGGTGCGCGATTTGATGATGGTGTTGGTGGTGATAACGAGGTTCAGCGTACTATGCTTGAAATTGTGAATCAGCTTGATGGGTTTGATGCCCGAGGAAACATCAAAGTTTTGATGGCAACAAACAG GCCCGACACGTTGGATCCAGCACTATTGCGGCCTGGGCGATTGGACCGTAAAGTTGAATTTGGCCTTCCTGATTTAGAGAGTAGGACACAAATATTCAAGATACACACAAGAACCATGAACTGTGAAAGAGATATCCGTTTTGAACTTCTAGCTCGGCTTTGCCCAAACTCCACTG GAGCTGATATAAGGAGTGTGTGCACTGAAGCTGGTATGTATGCTATCCGTGCCCGAAGGAAGACAGTAACAGAGAAGGATTTCCTTGATGCAGTGAATAAAGTCATCAAAGGATACCAGAAGTTCAGTGCAACTCCCAAATATATGGTCTACAATTGA
- the LOC131616483 gene encoding protein STRUBBELIG-RECEPTOR FAMILY 6-like encodes MSADPWLMLMLVFISISTLVINGDTDPNDASALMGLYQSMNSPAQLNWPVNGNNGNNDPCGQSWTGITCSGNRITEIKLPGHGLTGTLAYQIQSFSALTNLDMSNNNLAGTLPYQFPQSLQHINLANNGFNGGIPYSFSDLASLITLNLGHNQFQQGLSLSFQKLTSLSTLDVSFNSLTGDLPQTMNSLSSINTMYLQNNQFSGTIDVLADLPLDNLNVENNHFTGWIPEQLKNINLQKSGNSWSSGPAPPPPPGTPPLPKDKGSHHKSGGHNSPSDSGSSDGSKNSGIGGGAIAGIVISIVVIGAIVAFFLLKKRSKKKKSYPDVEKLDNQPLAPSNEVHGMNSTQTPSVIDLKAFDTSAAAISLKPPPKSFDEDEFPKKLAVVKKTVAPPANLKSYSIADLQIATGSFSVDHLLGEGSFGRVYRAQFDDGKVLAVKKIDSSVLPNNLSDDFMEIVSNLSRLHHPNVTELEGYCSEHGQHLLVYEFHKNGSLHDFLHLPDDYIKPLIWNSRVKIALGIARALEYLHEVCSPSVVHKNIKAANILLDADLNPHLSDSGLASYIPNANQVLNNNTGSGNDAPEVGLSGQYTLKSDVYSFGVIMLELLSGRKPFDSSRSRFEQSLVRWATPQLHDIDALAKMVDPALEGLYPVKSLSRFADVIALCVQPEPEFRPPMSEVVQALVRLVQRTNMSKRTFGTDQGGPNRDDQEILDM; translated from the exons ATGTCGGCGGATCCATGGTTGATGCTGATGCTGGTTTTCATCAGTATCTCTACTCTTGTCATCAATGGTGACACAGATCCAAATGATG CCTCTGCTTTAATGGGTTTATATCAAAGTATGAACTCACCGGCTCAGCTAAATTGGCCGGTCAATGGCAACAACGGCAACAACGATCCTTGTGGACAGTCATGGACTGGCATCACTTGCTCAGGCAACCGAATCACAGAAAT TAAGTTACCTGGTCATGGACTAACCGGAACTTTGGCTTACCAGATACAATCCTTTTCAGCTCTGACAAACCT AGACATGAGTAACAACAATCTCGCTGGAACTTTGCCGTACCAGTTTCCTCAAAGTTTGCAGCACAT AAATCTTGCTAATAATGGTTTCAACGGCGGGATACCTTATTCTTTTTCCGATCTTGCTTCTCTTATAACCCT GAATCTCGGTCACAATCAATTCCAACAAGGACTGTCTTTGAGCTTTCAAAAGCTTACTTCCCTTTCTACATT GGATGtttctttcaattctttaacCGGAGACCTTCCTCAGACGATGAACTCACTTTCAAGCATAAACACCAT GTATCTACAAAACAATCAATTTTCAGGAACCATTGATGTCCTTGCGGATCTACCTCTTGATAATTT GAATGTGGAAAACAATCATTTTACAGGATGGATACCAGAACAGTTGAAAAACATAAACCTACA AAAGAGCGGTAATTCATGGAGCTCTGGACCTGCACCCCCGCCTCCTCCTGGTACACCTCCATTACCAAAAGACAAAGGTAGTCATCACAAGTCGGGTGGACATAACAGCCCGTCAGATTCTGGCTCAAGTGACGGAAGCAAAAATTCAGGTATAGGAGGTGGTGCCATTGCTGGAATAGTGATCTCTATCGTAGTCATTGGGGCAATAGTAGCATTCTTTTTGTTGAAGAAAAGatcaaagaagaagaagtcgTATCCGGATGTGGAAAAGCTAGACAATCAGCCCTTGGCTCCTTCAAATGAAGTTCATG GAATGAATTCGACGCAAACTCCTTCGGTGATTGACTTGAAGGCATTTGATACTTCTGCGGCTGCAATAAGCCTTAAACCCCCTCCTAAATCGTTTGATGAAGATGAGTTTCCAAAGAAGCTCGCTGTAGTTAAGAAGACCGTAGCACCTCCTGCAAATTTGAAATCATATTCAATAGCTGACCTGCAGATTGCTACCGGAAGCTTCAGCGTGGATCATCTTCTCGGCGAGGGGTCTTTTGGACGTGTATACCGTGCTCAATTTGACGACGGAAAG GTTCTTGCCGTGAAGAAGATAGATTCATCTGTCCTTCCCAATAATCTGTCAGATGATTTCATGGAAATAGTTTCAAACCTCTCCCGTTTGCATCATCCCAATGTGACGGAGCTTGAAGGTTATTGTTCTGAGCATGGACAACACCTCTTAGTCTACGAGTTTCACAAAAATGGATCCCTGCATGACTTCCTTCACCTCCCTGATGATTACATTAAACCATTGATATGGAATTCACGTGTCAAGATTGCTTTGGGAATCGCACGCGCATTAGA GTACCTACACGAAGTTTGTTCACCGTCAGTTGTTCATAAGAATATAAAGGCAGCAAACATATTACTTGATGCTGATCTGAATCCTCATCTTTCAGACAGTGGATTGGCCAGCTATATTCCAAACGCAAACCAG GTATTGAACAATAATACTGGATCCGGAAACGATGCTCCAGAAGTTGGATTGTCTGGTCAGTATACTCTTAAGAGTGACGTCTACAGCTTTGGAGTCATCATGTTGGAGCTTTTAAGCGGACGCAAACCATTTGATAG CTCAAGGTCGAGGTTTGAACAGTCGTTGGTTCGATGGGCGACACCTCAACTCCATGATATTGATGCATTGGCTAAAATGGTTGATCCTGCACTAGAAGGACTCTACCCTGTCAAGTCTCTTTCTCGATTCGCCGATGTCATTGCACTTTGTGTTCAG CCGGAACCTGAATTCCGACCACCTATGTCAGAAGTGGTTCAAGCATTGGTTCGGTTAGTGCAGCGAACCAACATGAGCAAACGGACATTTGGAACTGATCAAGGAGGACCCAACCGTGATGATCAAGAAATCCTAGACATGTAA